A stretch of DNA from Williamwhitmania taraxaci:
GCAAGGTTGCAGCTCGCGGAGCAGGTTCGGGCATGATGCGTGAGCCCGACAAGCTTGTGGAGATGACGCGCCAAATTGTGAACGCGGTTAAATTGCCGGTAACCGTTAAGACTAGGTTGGGTTATGATGACGAGAGTAGGATAATTGTGGAACTGGCCGAGCGGTTGCAGGATGTGGGCGTAAAAGCGCTTACAATTCATGGAAGAACCCGTGCTCAAATGTATAAGGGCGAGGCAGATTGGTCTTTGATTGGTCAAGTGAAAAACAATCAGAGAATGCACATACCCATTATCGGCAATGGCGATATTGATGGACCTGTTAAGGCAAAGGAGATGTTCGATAGATATGGTGTGGATGGCATCATGATAGGCCGAGCAACCTATGGCCGACCATGGATTTTTAAGGAGGTGAAGCATTACCTTGCTTCGGGCGAAGTGTTGGAACAACCTTCAGTGATCGAGCGAGTCGATATTGCTAAGGAACACTTTCGGAAATCCATTGAAATTAAAGGCGATCGGGTTGGGGTATTCGAAATTCGGCGTCACTTCTCTTCCTACTTCAAAGGGCTTCCCGATTTTAAGGAGACGCGCTTTAAGCTGGTAACGGCT
This window harbors:
- the dusB gene encoding tRNA dihydrouridine synthase DusB gives rise to the protein MKIDSLDLGERPVILAPMEDVTDPSFRYMCKRFGADMMFTEFISSDGLIRDAKKSLDKLNISDAERPIGIQIYGHLIDAMVEAARMAEEANPNVIDINFGCPVRKVAARGAGSGMMREPDKLVEMTRQIVNAVKLPVTVKTRLGYDDESRIIVELAERLQDVGVKALTIHGRTRAQMYKGEADWSLIGQVKNNQRMHIPIIGNGDIDGPVKAKEMFDRYGVDGIMIGRATYGRPWIFKEVKHYLASGEVLEQPSVIERVDIAKEHFRKSIEIKGDRVGVFEIRRHFSSYFKGLPDFKETRFKLVTANDPIEIFQLLDFVAERWGNFEEIKSMIYRSPLSGKE